The following nucleotide sequence is from Streptomyces leeuwenhoekii.
GAGCCGTGGAGCTGCGGATGAGAGCGGTGCCGGCCCGGCGCCGAGGGCTGCGGCGGGCGGGCGGCCCGTCCGCGGCTCCGCCCGCCCGCGGTCGGCGGGCCTCGGGCGTCAGGCCGTGTGTCTGCGGGAGGGGGTCTTCTTCGCCGCCGTCTTCTTGGTGGCGGACGCCGCCTTCTCCCCGGACGCCGTCTTCTTCGCGGTGGTCTTGGCCGTCGTCTTCCTCGCGGACGCGGTCGGCTTCTTCTCCCCGGACGCCGTCTTCTTCGCCGCCGTCTTCTTCGCCGTGGACGTCGACTTCTTGCCGCCGGTCTCCTTCGGTGTCGCGCGGGACGGGGTGCCGCGTCGCGGCAGGGCCCTGACCTCGGCCTCCGCGGGTTGCCCCTCGCCCCGGGACTCGCGCGCCGCCCGGACGCTGTTCTCCAGGGCCGCCATCAGGTCCAGCACCTTGCCCGGCGACGCCGGCTCGGGGCTCTCCGGGGGCGCCTCGCCGGCGGCCTTCGCGGCGACGACCTCCTCCAGGGCCTCGCGGTACTCGTCGTGCAGGTCGCCGAGGTCGATCTCGCCGAGGGTGTCCATCAGGGCGTCCGCGAGGTCCAGCTCCTGGTCGCGGACGGTGACGTTCGTGTCGGGGGCGACGCCCTCGGGCGCGCGGACCTCGTCCGGCCACAGCAGCCCGTGCATCGCGATCGCGTCGCCGACCACGCGCAGCATGCCCAGGCGCTCCCGGCCGCGCAGCGCGAACTTGGCGATGGCGACCCGGTTGCTGCGTTTGAGGGCCTCGCGCAGCAGGGTGTACGGCTTGGCGGCGGGGGCGCCGCTCGCGGCGAGGTAGTACGCGGCGTCCATCTGGAGGGGGTCGATCCGGTCGGCCGGGACGAACGCCACGATCTCGATCGTCTTGGCGGTCGGGATCGGCAGGTGGGCCAGGTCCTCGTCGGTGATCGGGATCATCGAGCCGTCCGCGTCCTCGTACGCCTTGCCGATCTCCGACTGGGTGACCTCGCGGTCCTCCAGCTCGCACACCTTGCGGTAGCGGATCCGGCCGCCGTCCTCCGCGTGGATCTGGCGGAAGGAGACCGCGTGGCTCTCGGTGGCGTTCACCAACTTGATCGGAATGCTCACCAGGCCGAAGGAGATGGCGCCGTTCCAGATGGATCTCACGTGCAGCACCTTTCCGATCGGTGGCTGTATCGGGCGGTTCGTCATGGTTTCGTGAGATTCTCATCGTATGGCGCCTATCACGGAGGTGGAGGGGCGGCGGGTCGCGCTGAGCAATCTGGAGAAGGTGCTGTATCCCGCGGCGGGCTTCACCAAGGGGGAACTGCTGCACTACTACGCGACGGTCGCCGAGGTGCTGCTGCCGCACCTGCGGGACCGCCCGGTGTCCTTCCTGAGGTATCCGGACGGGCCGGACGGCCAGCTCTTCTTCACCAAGAACGTGCCGCCGGGTACGCCCGAGTGGGTCACCACGGCCGAGGTGGACAGGTCGGAGGGGCCGACGCGGATGGTGCTGGTGCAGGACCTGCCGAGCCTGATGTGGGCGGCGAACCTCGTCACCGAGTTCCACACCCACCAGTGGGTGGCCGGCGCCTCCGGCGAGGCCGACCGGCTGGTGTTCGACCTCGATCCCGGGCCGCCCGCGACCGTGGTCCACTGCTGCGAGGTGGCGCTGTGGCTGCGCGAGCGGCTGGCGGCCGACGGGATCGAGGCGTACGCCAAGACCTCCGGGGCCAAGGGGCTGCACCTGCTGGCGGCCGTGCGCGGATCGTCGTCCGAGCGGGTGACGGAGTACGCCAAGGCGCTCGCGGTGGAGGCGGAACGGACCATGCCGAGGCTCGTCGTGCACCGGATGACGAAGAGCCTGCGGCCCGGGAAGGTGTTCGTCGACTGGAGCCAGAACGCCGCGCGGAAGACCACGGCCACCCCCTACACCCTGCGGGCGCGGCCCGAGCCGACGGTGTCGGCGCCGGTGACGTGGGAGGAGGTCGAGGGATGCCGGGCGGCCGGGCAACTGGTCTTCCGGGCGGGGGACGTGGGACCGCGGGTGCAGGACTACGGCGACCTGCTCGCACCTCTGTTCGAGCGACGGCGGGCGGGCGTGCTGCCGTGAGCCCGCCCGGCCGGGCGGGACGCCGCCGCCCCCGGCGGTCTCACAGGCGCGCCCAGGTGCGGCGGTCCCGGGCCAGCGCGTGCAGCGCCTCCACGTCGGCCGGCTTGAGCACCCCGCCCAGGCGGGCCAGGCCGGCCAGCTCCTCGTCCCGCAGGACGCGGACCCCGCGCGGCGCCACCGTGACCGACACCTCCGCCGGGCCGACGAGGGCCAGTACGGCGCGGACCTCGGCGGTCAGGGCGTAGGAGGCCCGGTCGGCGTCGGCGCGGACCCGGCGCAGCAGCGGCTGCGCCGCCCGGCGGCCCAGCGTGACCTCCGGGTCGGCGACCCGGACCCGCTGCCTGCGGGCGTACAGCGCGTACACGGTGAAGAGGCCGCCGGGGCCGATCAGCAGGTGGTGGATGCGGTCGCCGCCGGGCAGCGGCAGGGAGTGCAGGGTGTGCCAGCCGGCGCCGTCGAGGCCGTCCAGGGCCTCCCCCACCGTCTCCTCCGCGGCCAGGGCACGGCGGCGCGGGTCGGGGCGGAAGCGGCGGGCCGGGCCGGGGTCGCGGTCCAGGGCGATCAGATGGGCCTCGCCCGGGCGGTTGGGGGCCAGGTCGTCGTCCGGGTGGAGGGAGAGGCGGGCCAGCTCGGCGGGGGTGGGCACCGGGGGCGGGCCCACCGTGACCGGGCCGGTCAGGAAGGGGCCCAGGGCTTCCAGGACCTCGTCCCTGCGGTCCTCGCCGAGGACGTTGACCCGGGCGGCCTCCCGGTCGTACCAGGCGATGTTCCTGCCGTCCGGGAGGCAGACGTAGAGCCGCTCCCGGCCGTGCCGCCAGGCCGGTACGACGCGCATCGCAGTCATGCACCATCACCCCATGACCCATGGGAACAGGACGGGTGCTGCAGGGGCAAGAACCCGGCTACCGTGGACGGCAGGTGGCAGGGGATGGTGGGGAGGCGCCGTTGCGGACCCCCGGGAGGCAACCCGACGTACCGGCCCCGGACAGCCCGTGGAGCGAGATCGTGCCCGGGCTGTGGATGGGCGGGCACGAGTTCAGGAAGGACTCCGGGCGACTGGAGTTCGCCGTGGTGCGGGACGAGTTCGACCTGGTGCAGACGCTGCTGCGCCTGCCCGGCCACGGACCCGACCCCGGAGTCGAGCACCAGTGCTGGCCGATACCCGACGGGCCGCTCGACGGGACCCAGCTCGCCGGTGTGATGCGGCTGGCCGAGGCCGCGTGCGCCGCCCTGGACGCGGGCCGCCGG
It contains:
- a CDS encoding Ku protein gives rise to the protein MRSIWNGAISFGLVSIPIKLVNATESHAVSFRQIHAEDGGRIRYRKVCELEDREVTQSEIGKAYEDADGSMIPITDEDLAHLPIPTAKTIEIVAFVPADRIDPLQMDAAYYLAASGAPAAKPYTLLREALKRSNRVAIAKFALRGRERLGMLRVVGDAIAMHGLLWPDEVRAPEGVAPDTNVTVRDQELDLADALMDTLGEIDLGDLHDEYREALEEVVAAKAAGEAPPESPEPASPGKVLDLMAALENSVRAARESRGEGQPAEAEVRALPRRGTPSRATPKETGGKKSTSTAKKTAAKKTASGEKKPTASARKTTAKTTAKKTASGEKAASATKKTAAKKTPSRRHTA
- the ligD gene encoding non-homologous end-joining DNA ligase, yielding MAPITEVEGRRVALSNLEKVLYPAAGFTKGELLHYYATVAEVLLPHLRDRPVSFLRYPDGPDGQLFFTKNVPPGTPEWVTTAEVDRSEGPTRMVLVQDLPSLMWAANLVTEFHTHQWVAGASGEADRLVFDLDPGPPATVVHCCEVALWLRERLAADGIEAYAKTSGAKGLHLLAAVRGSSSERVTEYAKALAVEAERTMPRLVVHRMTKSLRPGKVFVDWSQNAARKTTATPYTLRARPEPTVSAPVTWEEVEGCRAAGQLVFRAGDVGPRVQDYGDLLAPLFERRRAGVLP
- a CDS encoding nuclease-related domain-containing protein — its product is MTAMRVVPAWRHGRERLYVCLPDGRNIAWYDREAARVNVLGEDRRDEVLEALGPFLTGPVTVGPPPVPTPAELARLSLHPDDDLAPNRPGEAHLIALDRDPGPARRFRPDPRRRALAAEETVGEALDGLDGAGWHTLHSLPLPGGDRIHHLLIGPGGLFTVYALYARRQRVRVADPEVTLGRRAAQPLLRRVRADADRASYALTAEVRAVLALVGPAEVSVTVAPRGVRVLRDEELAGLARLGGVLKPADVEALHALARDRRTWARL
- a CDS encoding protein-tyrosine phosphatase family protein; translation: MRTPGRQPDVPAPDSPWSEIVPGLWMGGHEFRKDSGRLEFAVVRDEFDLVQTLLRLPGHGPDPGVEHQCWPIPDGPLDGTQLAGVMRLAEAACAALDAGRRVLVRCYHGYNRSGLVVAHTLIRRGRTAEEAIRLIRARRSPWALHNELFTEYLRVGLSTARLLEELAE